In Paralcaligenes sp. KSB-10, the following are encoded in one genomic region:
- a CDS encoding LPS O-antigen chain length determinant protein WzzB, which translates to MVYIGNRYLLNQNVNMPVQHPASPDSDEIDLFELCRILWEKKWVILAFTMLVTAVATFYAFTAAQRWTSVAYVSPPRVEQIKAYLEQRRALARADGTKTVDTDLLIKNLFASFVDLSSAQRTKLEFLATAQYYKNLSANADPENARRILTRLADHSLLVKSPGKDQIAPYYTVSFTALTARAAQEVLGAYIAMVNKKAFDLIDGEFEDSLNASVQFRQAELESIEFKLKSARENQIATLQTALATAGKAGLRDYAVGRNNAGNTVIELRDANHLFMLGEKYLSAELDTAKTYPLIFPARYYEIKRELSLLEPLLKYSIATSNSYSFQLSPTLPASRDAPKRSLIIALGILLGGMLGCGWVLVNEAVRKYKIASLERTVAGMENNQGRS; encoded by the coding sequence ATGGTTTATATTGGCAACCGTTATCTTCTGAATCAAAATGTAAATATGCCTGTGCAACACCCCGCATCGCCAGATAGCGATGAAATAGATTTGTTCGAGTTGTGCCGCATATTATGGGAAAAAAAATGGGTGATTCTGGCGTTTACCATGTTGGTAACCGCCGTGGCGACGTTCTATGCATTCACCGCCGCGCAGCGGTGGACGTCCGTGGCCTATGTCAGTCCTCCCAGGGTCGAGCAGATAAAAGCCTATCTGGAGCAGCGGCGGGCGCTGGCCCGCGCGGATGGCACCAAGACGGTGGATACCGATCTTCTTATCAAGAACCTGTTTGCCAGTTTTGTTGATTTGAGTTCCGCGCAGCGCACCAAGCTGGAGTTCCTGGCCACCGCGCAATACTATAAAAATTTGAGTGCCAATGCCGATCCCGAGAATGCCAGGCGGATATTGACTCGCCTGGCCGACCATAGCCTATTGGTAAAATCTCCCGGCAAGGATCAGATCGCTCCGTATTACACCGTTTCCTTCACAGCGCTCACCGCCAGGGCGGCGCAAGAGGTTCTGGGCGCGTATATCGCGATGGTCAATAAAAAAGCTTTTGATTTGATCGATGGCGAGTTTGAAGATTCCCTCAATGCGAGCGTCCAGTTCCGGCAAGCCGAGCTGGAGAGTATTGAATTCAAGCTCAAAAGCGCTCGCGAGAATCAAATCGCCACGTTACAGACGGCACTGGCCACCGCGGGCAAGGCAGGCTTGAGGGATTACGCAGTAGGGCGAAATAATGCCGGCAACACGGTGATTGAATTGAGGGACGCCAATCATCTGTTCATGCTGGGCGAGAAATACCTGTCCGCCGAGCTTGACACAGCCAAAACATACCCTTTGATTTTTCCGGCCCGTTATTACGAGATCAAGCGCGAACTGAGCTTGCTGGAGCCTTTGCTGAAATACAGTATTGCGACATCCAACAGTTACAGTTTCCAGCTTTCCCCGACCTTGCCTGCATCACGCGATGCGCCAAAAAGGTCTTTGATCATCGCATTGGGCATCTTGTTGGGCGGAATGCTCGGTTGTGGGTGGGTTCTTGTGAATGAGGCCGTGCGAAAATACAAAATCGCAAGCCTGGAACGGACGGTGGCCGGCATGGAAAACAACCAGGGCCGTTCATAA